A DNA window from Primulina tabacum isolate GXHZ01 chromosome 12, ASM2559414v2, whole genome shotgun sequence contains the following coding sequences:
- the LOC142520319 gene encoding uncharacterized protein LOC142520319, with product METHVRRLENFEISKGADLPQDPVISFGPEDLRRIVAPHNDALVVTATIANYDMARIFIDNGSSGRDSRWVTKMITFTMVDTPSSYNGILGRPALKDFRAVASMYHQKLKFPVGKEVGVLCGDQKVARRYYVGIAKEEGSCGGQYD from the exons atggagactcacGTGAGGAGGTTggagaattttgagatatccaAGGGTGCAGACTTACCCCAAGATCCTGTCATCAGCTTCGGGCCGGAAGACCTTCGACGCATCGTGGCTcctcataacgatgccttggtggtgacggccaccattgccaacTACGATATGGCAAGGATCTTCATTGATAATGGGAGCTCT GGACGTGACTCTCGATGGGTGACAAAGATGATAACATTTACCATGGTGGATACCCCCTCATCGTATAATGGAATCCTGGGACGGCCAGCCTTAAAGGATTTCAGGGCCGTAGCTTCCATGTATCATCAGAAGTTGAAATTTCCTGTGGGAAAGGAGGTGGGAGTCTTGTGTGGAGACCAGAAAGTTGCACGACGATATTATGTAGGAATAGCGAAGGAAGAGGGCTCGTGTGGAGGTCAATATGATTAG
- the LOC142520317 gene encoding uncharacterized protein LOC142520317, which translates to MSCDICQHHARLHHRPATMMKVVTATCPFDQWGIDIVGPFSIAPAQKKFLLVAVDYFSKWVEAEPLARITENDVLKFLWKTYPLSNGQVEVTNRTLVQGLKVRLGKAKGNWAPREGTKETPFSLVYGNEALLPAEIGLESARVVFYDEDNDARRATDLDLLEEKREASSIHMEAYKNRIAHSYNRRVIQRNFQVVDLVLRKVQEEQKGKLDPKWEGPFKVIERLSSGACYLENAQGKALKRPWNAYHLRKYYT; encoded by the exons ATGTCTTGTGATATTTGTCAACATCATGCCCGGTTGCATCACCGGCCGGCCACGATGATGAAGGTTGTCACGGCCACCTGTCCTTTTGACCAGTGGGGAATAGATATTGTGGGGCCTTTTTCTATAGCTCCTGCTCAGAAGAAGTTCCTATTGGTAGCAGTTGACTATTTttcaaaatgggtggaagcagagCCTCTGGCCAGAATCACTGAGAATGACGTCCTGAAGTTCTTGTGGAAGA CTTACCCGCTGAGTAATGGTCAGGTGGAGGTGACTAATCGGACACTGGTGCAGGGTCTAAAGGTTCGACTTGGCAAAGCTAAAGGCAATTGGGCTCCGAGGGAAGGAACCAAAGAAACTCCTTTCAGTTTGGTCTACGGTAATGAGGCATTGCTCCCGGCTGAGATTGGGTTGGAATCGGCAAGGGTAGTGTTTTATGATGAGGACAATGATGCGAGACGCGCTACTGACCTCGATCTTTTGGAAGAAAAGAGAGAGGCTTCCAGCATTCACATGGAAGCTTATAAAAATCGTATTGCACATTCTTATAATCGGAGGGTCATACAGAGGAACTTCCAGGTAGTTGACTTGGTTCTGAGGAAGGTGCAAGAAGAGCAGAAAGGAAAGTTGGACCCAAAATGGGAGGGTCCCTTCAAAGTTATTGAAAGACTGAGCTCTGGAGCCTGTTATTTGGAGAATGCGCAAGGCAAGGCATTGAAGAGGCCCTGGAACGCTTATCATCTTAGAAAATATTATACTTGA